A section of the Papio anubis isolate 15944 chromosome 2, Panubis1.0, whole genome shotgun sequence genome encodes:
- the NPRL2 gene encoding GATOR complex protein NPRL2 isoform X2, which translates to MGSGCRIECIFFSEFHPTLGPKITYQVPEDFISRELFDTVQVYIITKPELQNKLITVTAMEKKLIGCPVCIEHKKYSRNALLFNLGFVCDAQAKTCALEPIVKKLAGYLTTLELESSFVSTEESKQKLVPIMTILLEELNASGRCTLPIDESNTIHLKVIEQRPDPPVAQEYDVPVFTKDKEDFFNSQWDLTTQQILPYIDGFRHVQKISAEADVELNLVRIAIQNLLYYGVVTLVSILQYSNVYCPTPKVQDLVDDKSLQEACLSYVTKQGHKRASLRDVFQLYCSLSPGTTVRDLIGRHPQQLQHVDERKLIQFGLMKNLIRRLQKYPVRVSREEQSHPARLYTGCHSYDEICCKTGMSYHELDERLENDPNIIICWK; encoded by the exons GTCCCTGAAGACTTCATCTCCCGAGAGCTGTTTGACACAGTCCAAGTGTACATCATCACCAAGCCAGAGCTGCAGAACAAGCTTATCACTGT CACAGCCATGGAAAAGAAGCTGATCGGCTGTCCTGTGTGCATCGAACACAAGAAGTACAGCCGCAATGCCCTCCTCTTCAACCTGGGCTTCGTGTGTGATGCCCAGGCCAAGACCTGCGCCCTCGAGCCCATTGTTAAAAAGCTGGCTGGCTATCTGACCACACTAGAG CTAGAGAGCAGCTTCGTGTCCACGGAGGAGAGCAAGCAGAAGTTGGTGCCCATCATGACCATCTTGCTGGAGGAGCTAAATGCCTCGGGCCGGTGCACTCTGCCCATTG ATGAGTCCAACACCATCCACTTGAAGGTGATTGAGCAGCGGCCAGACCCTCCGGTGGCCCAGGAGTATGATGTACCTGTCTTTACCAAAGACAAGGAGGATTTCTTCAACTCACAGTGGGACCTCACTACACAACAA ATCCTGCCCTACATTGATGGGTTCCGCCACGTCCAGAAGATTTCAGCAGAGGCAGACGTGGAGCTCAACCTGGTGCGCATTGCTATCCAGAACCTGCT GTACTATGGCGTTGTGACACTGGTGTCCATCCTCCAG TACTCCAATGTATACTGCCCAACGCCCAAGGTCCAGGACCTGGTAGATGACAAGTCCCTGCAGGAGGCATGTCTATCCTACGTGACCAAGCAAG GGCACAAGAGGGCCAGTCTCCGGGATGTGTTCCAGCTATACTGCAGCCTGAGCCCTGGCACTACTGTGCGAGACCTCATTGGCCGCCACCCCCAGCAGCTGCAGCACGTTGATGAACG GAAGCTGATCCAGTTCGGGCTTATGAAGAACCTCATCAGGCGACTACAGAAGTATCCTGTGCGGGTGTCTCGGGAAGAGcagagccaccctgcccggctttATACAGGCTGCCACAGCTATGACGAGATCTGCTGCAAGACAG gcatgagctaccatgagCTGGATGAGCGGCTTGAAAATGACCCCAACATCATCATCTGCTGGAAGTGA
- the NPRL2 gene encoding GATOR complex protein NPRL2 isoform X4: MEKKLIGCPVCIEHKKYSRNALLFNLGFVCDAQAKTCALEPIVKKLAGYLTTLELESSFVSTEESKQKLVPIMTILLEELNASGRCTLPIDESNTIHLKVIEQRPDPPVAQEYDVPVFTKDKEDFFNSQWDLTTQQILPYIDGFRHVQKISAEADVELNLVRIAIQNLLYYGVVTLVSILQYSNVYCPTPKVQDLVDDKSLQEACLSYVTKQGHKRASLRDVFQLYCSLSPGTTVRDLIGRHPQQLQHVDERKLIQFGLMKNLIRRLQKYPVRVSREEQSHPARLYTGCHSYDEICCKTGMSYHELDERLENDPNIIICWK, from the exons ATGGAAAAGAAGCTGATCGGCTGTCCTGTGTGCATCGAACACAAGAAGTACAGCCGCAATGCCCTCCTCTTCAACCTGGGCTTCGTGTGTGATGCCCAGGCCAAGACCTGCGCCCTCGAGCCCATTGTTAAAAAGCTGGCTGGCTATCTGACCACACTAGAG CTAGAGAGCAGCTTCGTGTCCACGGAGGAGAGCAAGCAGAAGTTGGTGCCCATCATGACCATCTTGCTGGAGGAGCTAAATGCCTCGGGCCGGTGCACTCTGCCCATTG ATGAGTCCAACACCATCCACTTGAAGGTGATTGAGCAGCGGCCAGACCCTCCGGTGGCCCAGGAGTATGATGTACCTGTCTTTACCAAAGACAAGGAGGATTTCTTCAACTCACAGTGGGACCTCACTACACAACAA ATCCTGCCCTACATTGATGGGTTCCGCCACGTCCAGAAGATTTCAGCAGAGGCAGACGTGGAGCTCAACCTGGTGCGCATTGCTATCCAGAACCTGCT GTACTATGGCGTTGTGACACTGGTGTCCATCCTCCAG TACTCCAATGTATACTGCCCAACGCCCAAGGTCCAGGACCTGGTAGATGACAAGTCCCTGCAGGAGGCATGTCTATCCTACGTGACCAAGCAAG GGCACAAGAGGGCCAGTCTCCGGGATGTGTTCCAGCTATACTGCAGCCTGAGCCCTGGCACTACTGTGCGAGACCTCATTGGCCGCCACCCCCAGCAGCTGCAGCACGTTGATGAACG GAAGCTGATCCAGTTCGGGCTTATGAAGAACCTCATCAGGCGACTACAGAAGTATCCTGTGCGGGTGTCTCGGGAAGAGcagagccaccctgcccggctttATACAGGCTGCCACAGCTATGACGAGATCTGCTGCAAGACAG gcatgagctaccatgagCTGGATGAGCGGCTTGAAAATGACCCCAACATCATCATCTGCTGGAAGTGA
- the NPRL2 gene encoding GATOR complex protein NPRL2 isoform X3: MRRSPFVLHRVQMSTEGPIATPLPRSLKTSSPESCLTQSKCTSSPSQSCRTSLSLSMEKKLIGCPVCIEHKKYSRNALLFNLGFVCDAQAKTCALEPIVKKLAGYLTTLELESSFVSTEESKQKLVPIMTILLEELNASGRCTLPIDESNTIHLKVIEQRPDPPVAQEYDVPVFTKDKEDFFNSQWDLTTQQILPYIDGFRHVQKISAEADVELNLVRIAIQNLLYYGVVTLVSILQYSNVYCPTPKVQDLVDDKSLQEACLSYVTKQGHKRASLRDVFQLYCSLSPGTTVRDLIGRHPQQLQHVDERKLIQFGLMKNLIRRLQKYPVRVSREEQSHPARLYTGCHSYDEICCKTGMSYHELDERLENDPNIIICWK; encoded by the exons ATGAGGAGGTCACCATTTGTACTACACCGAGTACAGATGTCCACTGAGGGGCCCATTGCCACTCCCCTTCCCAGGTCCCTGAAGACTTCATCTCCCGAGAGCTGTTTGACACAGTCCAAGTGTACATCATCACCAAGCCAGAGCTGCAGAACAAGCTTATCACTGT CCATGGAAAAGAAGCTGATCGGCTGTCCTGTGTGCATCGAACACAAGAAGTACAGCCGCAATGCCCTCCTCTTCAACCTGGGCTTCGTGTGTGATGCCCAGGCCAAGACCTGCGCCCTCGAGCCCATTGTTAAAAAGCTGGCTGGCTATCTGACCACACTAGAG CTAGAGAGCAGCTTCGTGTCCACGGAGGAGAGCAAGCAGAAGTTGGTGCCCATCATGACCATCTTGCTGGAGGAGCTAAATGCCTCGGGCCGGTGCACTCTGCCCATTG ATGAGTCCAACACCATCCACTTGAAGGTGATTGAGCAGCGGCCAGACCCTCCGGTGGCCCAGGAGTATGATGTACCTGTCTTTACCAAAGACAAGGAGGATTTCTTCAACTCACAGTGGGACCTCACTACACAACAA ATCCTGCCCTACATTGATGGGTTCCGCCACGTCCAGAAGATTTCAGCAGAGGCAGACGTGGAGCTCAACCTGGTGCGCATTGCTATCCAGAACCTGCT GTACTATGGCGTTGTGACACTGGTGTCCATCCTCCAG TACTCCAATGTATACTGCCCAACGCCCAAGGTCCAGGACCTGGTAGATGACAAGTCCCTGCAGGAGGCATGTCTATCCTACGTGACCAAGCAAG GGCACAAGAGGGCCAGTCTCCGGGATGTGTTCCAGCTATACTGCAGCCTGAGCCCTGGCACTACTGTGCGAGACCTCATTGGCCGCCACCCCCAGCAGCTGCAGCACGTTGATGAACG GAAGCTGATCCAGTTCGGGCTTATGAAGAACCTCATCAGGCGACTACAGAAGTATCCTGTGCGGGTGTCTCGGGAAGAGcagagccaccctgcccggctttATACAGGCTGCCACAGCTATGACGAGATCTGCTGCAAGACAG gcatgagctaccatgagCTGGATGAGCGGCTTGAAAATGACCCCAACATCATCATCTGCTGGAAGTGA
- the NPRL2 gene encoding GATOR complex protein NPRL2 isoform X1 — MRRSPFVLHRVQMSTEGPIATPLPRSLKTSSPESCLTQSKCTSSPSQSCRTSLSLCEALARAMEKKLIGCPVCIEHKKYSRNALLFNLGFVCDAQAKTCALEPIVKKLAGYLTTLELESSFVSTEESKQKLVPIMTILLEELNASGRCTLPIDESNTIHLKVIEQRPDPPVAQEYDVPVFTKDKEDFFNSQWDLTTQQILPYIDGFRHVQKISAEADVELNLVRIAIQNLLYYGVVTLVSILQYSNVYCPTPKVQDLVDDKSLQEACLSYVTKQGHKRASLRDVFQLYCSLSPGTTVRDLIGRHPQQLQHVDERKLIQFGLMKNLIRRLQKYPVRVSREEQSHPARLYTGCHSYDEICCKTGMSYHELDERLENDPNIIICWK, encoded by the exons ATGAGGAGGTCACCATTTGTACTACACCGAGTACAGATGTCCACTGAGGGGCCCATTGCCACTCCCCTTCCCAGGTCCCTGAAGACTTCATCTCCCGAGAGCTGTTTGACACAGTCCAAGTGTACATCATCACCAAGCCAGAGCTGCAGAACAAGCTTATCACTGTGTGAGGCCCTAGCTCGGG CCATGGAAAAGAAGCTGATCGGCTGTCCTGTGTGCATCGAACACAAGAAGTACAGCCGCAATGCCCTCCTCTTCAACCTGGGCTTCGTGTGTGATGCCCAGGCCAAGACCTGCGCCCTCGAGCCCATTGTTAAAAAGCTGGCTGGCTATCTGACCACACTAGAG CTAGAGAGCAGCTTCGTGTCCACGGAGGAGAGCAAGCAGAAGTTGGTGCCCATCATGACCATCTTGCTGGAGGAGCTAAATGCCTCGGGCCGGTGCACTCTGCCCATTG ATGAGTCCAACACCATCCACTTGAAGGTGATTGAGCAGCGGCCAGACCCTCCGGTGGCCCAGGAGTATGATGTACCTGTCTTTACCAAAGACAAGGAGGATTTCTTCAACTCACAGTGGGACCTCACTACACAACAA ATCCTGCCCTACATTGATGGGTTCCGCCACGTCCAGAAGATTTCAGCAGAGGCAGACGTGGAGCTCAACCTGGTGCGCATTGCTATCCAGAACCTGCT GTACTATGGCGTTGTGACACTGGTGTCCATCCTCCAG TACTCCAATGTATACTGCCCAACGCCCAAGGTCCAGGACCTGGTAGATGACAAGTCCCTGCAGGAGGCATGTCTATCCTACGTGACCAAGCAAG GGCACAAGAGGGCCAGTCTCCGGGATGTGTTCCAGCTATACTGCAGCCTGAGCCCTGGCACTACTGTGCGAGACCTCATTGGCCGCCACCCCCAGCAGCTGCAGCACGTTGATGAACG GAAGCTGATCCAGTTCGGGCTTATGAAGAACCTCATCAGGCGACTACAGAAGTATCCTGTGCGGGTGTCTCGGGAAGAGcagagccaccctgcccggctttATACAGGCTGCCACAGCTATGACGAGATCTGCTGCAAGACAG gcatgagctaccatgagCTGGATGAGCGGCTTGAAAATGACCCCAACATCATCATCTGCTGGAAGTGA
- the NPRL2 gene encoding GATOR complex protein NPRL2 isoform X5: protein MRRSPFVLHRVQMSTEGPIATPLPRSLKTSSPESCLTQSKCTSSPSQSCRTSLSLCEALARAMEKKLIGCPVCIEHKKYSRNALLFNLGFVCDAQAKTCALEPIVKKLAGYLTTLELESSFVSTEESKQKLVPIMTILLEELNASGRCTLPIDESNTIHLKVIEQRPDPPVAQEYDVPVFTKDKEDFFNSQWDLTTQQILPYIDGFRHVQKISAEADVELNLVLWRCDTGVHPPGRKLIQFGLMKNLIRRLQKYPVRVSREEQSHPARLYTGCHSYDEICCKTGMSYHELDERLENDPNIIICWK from the exons ATGAGGAGGTCACCATTTGTACTACACCGAGTACAGATGTCCACTGAGGGGCCCATTGCCACTCCCCTTCCCAGGTCCCTGAAGACTTCATCTCCCGAGAGCTGTTTGACACAGTCCAAGTGTACATCATCACCAAGCCAGAGCTGCAGAACAAGCTTATCACTGTGTGAGGCCCTAGCTCGGG CCATGGAAAAGAAGCTGATCGGCTGTCCTGTGTGCATCGAACACAAGAAGTACAGCCGCAATGCCCTCCTCTTCAACCTGGGCTTCGTGTGTGATGCCCAGGCCAAGACCTGCGCCCTCGAGCCCATTGTTAAAAAGCTGGCTGGCTATCTGACCACACTAGAG CTAGAGAGCAGCTTCGTGTCCACGGAGGAGAGCAAGCAGAAGTTGGTGCCCATCATGACCATCTTGCTGGAGGAGCTAAATGCCTCGGGCCGGTGCACTCTGCCCATTG ATGAGTCCAACACCATCCACTTGAAGGTGATTGAGCAGCGGCCAGACCCTCCGGTGGCCCAGGAGTATGATGTACCTGTCTTTACCAAAGACAAGGAGGATTTCTTCAACTCACAGTGGGACCTCACTACACAACAA ATCCTGCCCTACATTGATGGGTTCCGCCACGTCCAGAAGATTTCAGCAGAGGCAGACGTGGAGCTCAACCTG GTACTATGGCGTTGTGACACTGGTGTCCATCCTCCAGGTAG GAAGCTGATCCAGTTCGGGCTTATGAAGAACCTCATCAGGCGACTACAGAAGTATCCTGTGCGGGTGTCTCGGGAAGAGcagagccaccctgcccggctttATACAGGCTGCCACAGCTATGACGAGATCTGCTGCAAGACAG gcatgagctaccatgagCTGGATGAGCGGCTTGAAAATGACCCCAACATCATCATCTGCTGGAAGTGA